GGGCCGAGGGAAGGAACTCTTGTGCGGATAGCGCTGGGGCAGCTGGAGTCGGGCGCCGACATCCGGGCCAACATCGCCGCGATCGACAGGTTCGCCGCCGAGGCAGCGCACGACGGCGCCGCGTTGATCGCATTCCCGGAGTACGCCACCTACGAGAAGAAGAAGGTGGACGCGACCTTCCCCGCGGTGGCCGAGCCGCTGGACGGCCGCGTCTGCCGGGAGCTCGCTGACATCGCCCGCCGCCACCGCATCGCGCTGGTGGCGGGCGTGGTGGAGACCTCGGAGGAGTCGGGCAGGGCATACAACACGCTGGTGGCTTTCGGGCCCGACGGCGGCCGGCTGGCTTCCTACCGAAAGATCCACCTTTTCGACGCGCAGGGCTTCGGGGAGTCGGAGTTCATCAAGCCTGGCCCGTCTACCGCGCCGGTGGTGTTCGAGCACGGGGGAGTGCGGTTCGGGCTGATGACCTGCTACGACCTGCGGTTCCCCGAGCTGGCCCGGTCGCTGGCCGACGCCGGCGCGCAGGTTTTGCTGGTCTGCTCGTCCTGGGTGCCGGGCGAGCACAAGACGGAGCAGTGGCTGGCGCTGAACGCGGCGCGGGCAATCGAGAACAGCGTGTACGTCGCGGGCGTGTGCCAGGCGCCGCCAGTGTCCGTGGGCAGAAGTGTGCTGATGGACCCAATGGGTGTTGTGGAAGCGGACCTTGGGTTGGATCCCCGGGTGCGGACGGTGGAAGTTTCGCTGGAGACGGTGGACCGCGTCCGGGAGTCGTTTCCGATGTTCCGGCAGCGGCGGCTTTAGGGGTAAGGCCCTCGGCGAGAGCTGCGAACCCAGGCAGCCGCCCCTTCTCCGTCTATACCGGCCAAGACCAACGGGCGGTAAAGACAAAGACGATAAGTGCCCGCCGCCCCTGCACCACGTCGGAAACATGCAAGGCCCTCGCTGAGTGAGCAAGGGCCTTGCCGTTCGGTACTCCTGGCTACCAACCTTGTGAACCGTAAGACCAATCTAACTGCCCTTGCTCAGCAATGACTCAAGATTGATCATCAAAATATCCAAGAATTACATGTCTTCATGATGAAGTTCGATGCTCTTATGTACCTGTGGCTCGTACTGCTCGTGGGTCGCTTTCCGGTTGCCATCGTGTCGGACTGCGTTCACTGCTACGTGTAGGCATAATTGCGGCATGACAGAACCCTCGACGTACGAGCTCGAAGCATGGCAGAACATCCAGCGGTTCAAAGGCCGACCGCTCTCACAGGCGATACGAAATGCGGGCGAGCAGGTGGCCATCGGCGCTGAGAAGATCGGTGAGCGCGCCACGCAGTATTTGGAGGAAAGGCCAGGAGCTCAAGCTACCGTTGTCCGGGGACAGGAGCTCGTTTCCAGGGGAGCTCACGTGCTCGGCACCGGGGCTCGAAAAGCGGCCGAGGCCATTCCGGACGGAATTTCCGATTGGAGCGGCGCTGCATTTACATCGATGCGCAAATCGGTGGCTCGGGTCTCAAGGGCAGGACTCTCACCAAAGCAAGTGGTAGCGAAGCACAGGAAGCGAAAGCATGCCGTCAGTAACCTTTCCGACCTGCGACGTTTGGACCTCGAGCAGGTCGACGCTGTTCGTGGACGAGGGGCGAGCTGGGGATATCCGCTTGCTGCTGCGCTTTCTGGAGCCGGTGCAGGGCTGGCGATCTCCGGCGGGGAACTTGCAGTCCCCCTCACTGGTGGTGCCGCGGCAGCACCTTCGGGCGCCGTAATCGCCGGCGCCTTCGTTGGCGACGCCGCATTAGTTCTGGCGCTTGGGTCCCGCTGCGTCGGCGAAGTGTCGTTGCACTACGGCTACGATCCGGAAGAACCTGCTGAAAAGCTCTTCATCATGTCTGTCGTCAATGCCGGAACGGCTGTGTCCGCCGGTGCGAAGTCTGCCGCACTGGCCGACATTTCACGCCTCACCCAAGCTCTTGTCCGCAAAAAGACTTGGGAAGTTCTGGATAAATCGATCGTCTCTCAGGTCTCGAAGCAATTCGCGAAGGCATTCGGCGTTCGCCTTACGAAGCAGGGGCTTGGCAAGGTTGTTCCCGTCGCAGGAATTCTCGTCGGCGGGACCCTTAACTGGACCACTTTGGAAGGTATCTTTGACGCCGCCAATATCGCATACCGTCGGCGGTTTCTCCTTGAAAAGTACCCGCGCCTTGAAGAGGGGGAATCACAAGGATGGCTTCCTTATGAGGACCAATCCGGCCTAGACGACTCCGACGAACCTATCAGCGTGCTCGGTGAGATCGTCGAGGCGGGCGGCCCCGACCTGCACTGATCGTAGCGTCTCCGCGCGAGGGAGCGTGGTGTAGGTCTGGCCAGGCCGTGGACGCCGACCTTAAAGTGGGCCACAGAACAGTGACGCTGTGAAACGAACCGGCTGATTACAAAAAACGCTTGGCGATAAGAACCTTTTGTAAGTCGGGAAATGTCCACGCCTGCCTTTATATTGCTCGTATGGCTAATGAGGGCGCGACAAGGAAAAGAACTGCGACAAGGAAGTGCCCGGTTTGCGGGCATGAGTCTTGGCGCATCATCTACGGCATGGTTATGCCCGATGAGAGGGAGCAGTACCAGAAAGCGGAGTTCGCAGGCTGCGTCGTACTCACTGAAGAGCGCTACTACCCGCGGACCGGTAAGACAGAACTCGGTGTTCCGAAATGGGCCTGCCAGAACGGCGGGTGCGGTCATTACTGGTGGTGACCGCACCCGGGTTCTACCCCTCGCTTACCTCGTAAACGCTGCCCAACGCCGGGAAGTGGATCAGGGTCCGCAACACCGGTTTTCCTGTCGCAGCGAGAACAGCGCCGCGGTAGGCAGCCATTTGGCCAAGGTACTTTTCCCGGATATGGCCTTCGGGATCGCTGCCCGGATATGTCTTGTGATCAACAAGCACGTAGCCCTCCGGCCCCTCAAGCAGAAGGTCAATCCAGCCTTCCATCACCCTGTTCTCCGGGCGCCAGCCGATTGCAGCCTCACGATGCCGGATCCAGGCGGGGAACTCTGCGTCGAGGTACTCCTCGAAACGGGTGCCTGAGGTCACGAGAAGCGCAGGGGAGACCAGATGTCCGATCTTCCAGCGGCCAATGATTTGTTCCGCAAGGCCTAGCTGCTGACCGCCGTCCAGAGCACCGTATTCGGTGCCGAGGTAGGCATGGACGGCGTTTCCCACGGCGCCCCATTCGTCCGCACCATGCTCGGCGAGCCGAGAGCCAAGTTCGGCAGCCAAGGACACGGTCGCCTTGTCCCCGTCGGAACCCTCTGAGCTGGCGGTCAGACGCGCCGGAAGATACGCGGCGGGAGGTAGCTGACTCGGCGCGTCTGTGAAGTGTGCGGCCCCTGCGGGTACGGCCGCAGTCTGCTCCACCGGTTCGAGTGTCGCAACCCGGGCCGGAAAGACGCCGCCGCCGGCAACGTTCAAGGTCCCCGAGGCGCCTGGCGACTCAGGGTCCTCGAACAGGTCCAACCCGGGGTCCCGAACATCGGGTTCCTCGGTTGCAGACCAGGACAGAAGGGATTCGACGCCGAGATTGTTCAGCAGGCCAGGGACGTTTCCCTTGCCCGTCAGCACATTCGTCTCCACAGCCCGGGTCATTCCGACGTACATCAGCCGTGCCATGTTCCGCCGCTCGCGCTCCTCGGCGTTCAAGGCAACCTGGCTCTCCTTGCCGCGGGCATCCAGCGGAGAACCGGAGTAGGGGAAAGGGCTGGGCCAGAAGCGGATCCAGCGTCCGGCGAGGGGCTGCTCAAGATCAAGCGTTCCGTCCTGTTCCACGGCGGCACCGAACGCCGCGAAGCGCAGGTCCTTGTCCAGTGCTTCCATGACCACCACAGGCCACTCCAGCCCCTTGGCTTTGTGGTAGGTGAGGACGTTGACGACGTCCGGGCCGGCGTTCTCAGCCGACTGCTGCTGCTCCGAACCGAAGAACGTCAGGAATCCCCGCAGGGTGGCGGGCGAGCGGAGCGCCAGGCAACGCTCGTAGTAGTCCTCAAGGGCGCCGCGGAAAGCGTCGAGATTGCGCAGCCGTGTCGCCGGCGCGGACCAGGACTTGATTAGCCGCGGAAGTCCCAGCGCACCGACCACCGCTTCGAAGATTTCGGTCGGCGTGGCCGTCTTGGCCTGCGTTCGCAGCGCATCCAGCGCTGTCAGCAATGGTTCCGTTCTCCAGCGGTCCAGCACCGTTGAGGGCTCGACGGCGGACAGCAGTTCCCGCTGCCATGTCAGGTTCGCAGGATGACCGGGGTGGAGGGCCACGATCTCGGTGAGTGCCACCGTGTCGTAGCCGTCCGCCACATACGCCATTCCTGCGCGGGCCAACTGGATTTCACGGGCGTCGGCAAGCTTGCGCGGATTGCGGCTTGCCCGGATACCCAGGCAGTCAAGGGCCGCGGAGAGCGCCTCGACATCGGCGTTGGACCGGGTCAACACAGCAATGTCTCCCGGGCTGAACTCTGTGCGGCGCGCCAGGAACTCAGCAACGCCGGCCGCCGTGGCACGCAAGCGCTCGCCATCGTTGCTTTGGGGACGCGTCCAGGCCTCGAGGCTTCCGGGTGACCAGTCTTTGTGATCCTCCGGCAGCTCGAGGTGCACGGTGTCGTAAGCCATGCCGTGCTGGGCGAACGCGGGCTCGAAGACCGCGTTGGACAGCTCGACGACGGCCTGGTGGGACCGCCAGGACTGTGAAAGCTGCTGTCTTGTTGGCACGCGGTCAACGACCGCCTGCATCAGGTCGGGGTCGGTGCCGCGGAACTCGTAAATCGACTGCTTCGGATCGCCCACCCACACGGCCTCTTTCACCAGGCTGCTGAGCTGGAGGAAGAGTTCCAGCTGCAGCGGGCTCGTGTCCTGGAACTCGTCGACAACAAGGAAGCTGATGCGCCGGCCAAACGATGCGCGGAAGGCCTCGCTGTTCCGGGCGAGTTGGAGGACGAGGGTCTCCTGGTCCACGAAGTCCATGAGCCCGTGAAGCCGCTTGAACTCGGCGTAGGTCAGGAGGCATTCGTTGGCACAGGCAAAGATGCGCCGGATGTATTGCTCCAAGTCGGAGTGGAACGCCGGGTTGGAGAGAAGTCCCTCATGAATGCGTTCCCGCAGGTCCCAGAAGATCGACTTGATCGGCGCGGCAGGGGCGGACGCGATGAAACCGCGCCAGATCTCCCATGGTGTGTCATCGACGTTGACCGCCTGGTCGAGCTTCTGGATCACCTTGGGGTACTGCTCGCAGAAAGCCTTCGTGGTGATTTTCGCGGCTTTTCCGTCCGGACCGATTCCCGTCCTCGCAACGGTATCGAGCTGGATCCGCCGCTCGATGAACTCCCGGTGCCATACCTGCCGGTCGTCCTGGCCCGGCTCGTCCAGCAGTTCCCGGAGCCCGCGCCAGGACTGCTCGGCACAGGCGGCCAGATCGTCGGCATCAAGGAGATTGGTGCGCGCGGCGTCTACGATCGCGCGAACAGTCTCTTCCCACGGCTGGGCGTCCCGGGCTCCGTTTCCGTCAGTGCCCATCCTGCGGGCGATGGGCAGGATATCGGCTCCGTGCTCAGCGAGGATGGTGTCTGTGGCCAGGTGGAAGATCCCGTGGAGTTGCTCCTCTCCGATCACTTCAAGTGCCGGGGAGAGCCCTGCATCGATGGCATGCTCCTGAAGCAGTTTTCCGCAGACGCTGTTCACTGTGCCGATAAGGCTCGCCGGCAGTTGCTGCGCCGCGAGCTGCAATGACTCGGCCAGCTGGAGGTCTCCAGACGAGGCGGCTGAACCCGACTGGTCCAGAAGCCGCGCCCCGATGCGCTCCTTCAGCTCACCAGCCGCCTTCTTGGTAAAGGTTGTGGCCATCACGGCGTCGGCAGGCAGTCCGTCCTCGATCTTCTCGGCAATGACCTGGGTGAGATGGAACGTTTTGCCGGTCCCGGCACTCGCCGAGACCATGGTGACGTTGTCCAGCAGGTTCATGAAAAGTCCCCCTTCAATCCGCAGAGCACACCGAAATCGCAGAAACGGCAAGGCGGTTTTATGTGGTGTCTGCCAGCGTCGGCGTCCACCTGGGCGCGGTCAGGCACGTTTGCCGTGCGGGCGTCGTCGGCCGGCTGGGCTGCGGTGATCCGGCCCGCGAGCACCTCTTCAACAGTGAATTCGGCGGCCGCCACAGCCTGTGTCCAAAGCAGCGCGGGCTCAACAGCCCGGGGCAGGGGCGTTCCGAAGTGCGGATGGGCCGACGCGAAAGCGCCCTGTTTCAGCAGGTAGAACGCCGTCGGGTCATCGGGCGGGGTGTCGCCGGAATGGAGGGCCCACTGGTAGAGCGCTAGCTGGAGGGCGGTGCCCTGCTGGATTTCCTCGCGGCGGTACTTCGCGTTGTTGGTCCACTTGAGGTCGACGACGACGGTGCGGCCTTCCGCGTCGATGCCCACGGCGTCTGCGCTGCCCTTCACCTGGACCGTGAATTCCTCGCCGTCGGCGGACAGAAGTACGTCTTTTTCGAATTCCCGCTCGACGTCCTGGAGCGTTATGCCGCCCCTCGAGAGCTGTCTGAAGAAGGTTCCGATCGAGGCCACGAGGGTGGCGGTGACGGCGGCACGGCGACGCAACTGGCCCGGCAGCAGCA
The Arthrobacter sp. PGP41 genome window above contains:
- a CDS encoding carbon-nitrogen hydrolase family protein, giving the protein MRIALGQLESGADIRANIAAIDRFAAEAAHDGAALIAFPEYATYEKKKVDATFPAVAEPLDGRVCRELADIARRHRIALVAGVVETSEESGRAYNTLVAFGPDGGRLASYRKIHLFDAQGFGESEFIKPGPSTAPVVFEHGGVRFGLMTCYDLRFPELARSLADAGAQVLLVCSSWVPGEHKTEQWLALNAARAIENSVYVAGVCQAPPVSVGRSVLMDPMGVVEADLGLDPRVRTVEVSLETVDRVRESFPMFRQRRL
- a CDS encoding EcsC family protein, giving the protein MTEPSTYELEAWQNIQRFKGRPLSQAIRNAGEQVAIGAEKIGERATQYLEERPGAQATVVRGQELVSRGAHVLGTGARKAAEAIPDGISDWSGAAFTSMRKSVARVSRAGLSPKQVVAKHRKRKHAVSNLSDLRRLDLEQVDAVRGRGASWGYPLAAALSGAGAGLAISGGELAVPLTGGAAAAPSGAVIAGAFVGDAALVLALGSRCVGEVSLHYGYDPEEPAEKLFIMSVVNAGTAVSAGAKSAALADISRLTQALVRKKTWEVLDKSIVSQVSKQFAKAFGVRLTKQGLGKVVPVAGILVGGTLNWTTLEGIFDAANIAYRRRFLLEKYPRLEEGESQGWLPYEDQSGLDDSDEPISVLGEIVEAGGPDLH
- a CDS encoding UvrD-helicase domain-containing protein; this translates as MNLLDNVTMVSASAGTGKTFHLTQVIAEKIEDGLPADAVMATTFTKKAAGELKERIGARLLDQSGSAASSGDLQLAESLQLAAQQLPASLIGTVNSVCGKLLQEHAIDAGLSPALEVIGEEQLHGIFHLATDTILAEHGADILPIARRMGTDGNGARDAQPWEETVRAIVDAARTNLLDADDLAACAEQSWRGLRELLDEPGQDDRQVWHREFIERRIQLDTVARTGIGPDGKAAKITTKAFCEQYPKVIQKLDQAVNVDDTPWEIWRGFIASAPAAPIKSIFWDLRERIHEGLLSNPAFHSDLEQYIRRIFACANECLLTYAEFKRLHGLMDFVDQETLVLQLARNSEAFRASFGRRISFLVVDEFQDTSPLQLELFLQLSSLVKEAVWVGDPKQSIYEFRGTDPDLMQAVVDRVPTRQQLSQSWRSHQAVVELSNAVFEPAFAQHGMAYDTVHLELPEDHKDWSPGSLEAWTRPQSNDGERLRATAAGVAEFLARRTEFSPGDIAVLTRSNADVEALSAALDCLGIRASRNPRKLADAREIQLARAGMAYVADGYDTVALTEIVALHPGHPANLTWQRELLSAVEPSTVLDRWRTEPLLTALDALRTQAKTATPTEIFEAVVGALGLPRLIKSWSAPATRLRNLDAFRGALEDYYERCLALRSPATLRGFLTFFGSEQQQSAENAGPDVVNVLTYHKAKGLEWPVVVMEALDKDLRFAAFGAAVEQDGTLDLEQPLAGRWIRFWPSPFPYSGSPLDARGKESQVALNAEERERRNMARLMYVGMTRAVETNVLTGKGNVPGLLNNLGVESLLSWSATEEPDVRDPGLDLFEDPESPGASGTLNVAGGGVFPARVATLEPVEQTAAVPAGAAHFTDAPSQLPPAAYLPARLTASSEGSDGDKATVSLAAELGSRLAEHGADEWGAVGNAVHAYLGTEYGALDGGQQLGLAEQIIGRWKIGHLVSPALLVTSGTRFEEYLDAEFPAWIRHREAAIGWRPENRVMEGWIDLLLEGPEGYVLVDHKTYPGSDPEGHIREKYLGQMAAYRGAVLAATGKPVLRTLIHFPALGSVYEVSEG